One region of Osmia lignaria lignaria isolate PbOS001 chromosome 7, iyOsmLign1, whole genome shotgun sequence genomic DNA includes:
- the LOC117609434 gene encoding uncharacterized protein LOC117609434 isoform X3, producing the protein MSGRVQKESADDSDRIDDAVDPRVQIELERLNTATDDINKLEVDLDEARATFRELLCESTLKIDTLAKKLGSCIEKSRPYYDARFKAKEALHETQKAAVRFERANSQHAAAKEMVYLAEEGLRTEGRCFDHAWQEMLNHATARVNESEHERALSEAEHRHTTALYHRAEHEVQRLQRELKRAIAKSRPYYEMKAHFNQMLEEQKLRVSALERSVGEAKMTYAEALRNLEKISDEIHRTRKYDGAEDFSKNSRDAADQSSVQPRTATPTDSSVTGSPDSTDYTSDEYLRLPDKMSPSTPCPVPTRFDREPSSEYLGLSNLNLSSTEPRKYIKRDRPKSIAATDTKHIITLNQTSSSTSRLSDLSNILSPIEKKVKIQAPIDRNNGNSSVQNGEEWTEISLNNSPDEMYYNNEVYSDEEDQIPYKPLPMDLSPESNNPPVNSENTRSLNDASGRKKLITQKSLPTMLKGNEVSLSSEKKAEVTRSPSMKSKNKIDSSLANWITRSSAGGEASGGSSANSSRRQSLDMLWSAGTGERVKELLNHGMMMLNISSLTERRFNEPKTVERDKEKSEKFEKVEGKGKKVPSPLEKTMTYLNADEETSDSESLASVEMLTEDQISSLMMEPDMNQVCQEILGTPLVEVCPLLQQLQQQQ; encoded by the exons ATGAGTGGACGTGTGCAGAAAGAAAGTGCCGATGATTCTGATCGTATTGACGATGCAGTGGACCCTAGAGTGCAG ATTGAACTTGAAAGATTAAATACCGCTACCGATGACATCAATAAACTTGAAGTTGATTTGGAT GAAGCGAGAGCAACGTTCAGAGAACTACTCTGTGAATCTACCTTAAAAATTGATACTTTAGCTAAAAAACTTGGTTCTTGTATTGAAAAATCCAGACCGTATTACGATGCCAGGTTTAAAGCAAAAGAA GCTTTACACGAAACACAGAAAGCTGCAGTCAGATTTGAAAGAGCCAATAGCCAGCATGCAGCAGCTAAAGAAATGGTTTACTTGGCTGAAGAAGGATTAAGGACCGAAGGAAGATGTTTCGATCATGCCTGGCAG gAAATGTTGAATCATGCAACTGCTAGAGTTAACGAATCGGAACATGAAAGGGCTTTATCGGAAGCCGAACATAGACATACCACTGCTTTATATCACAGAGCGGAACACGAAGTTCAAAGATTACAGCGTGAATTAAAACGTGCAATTGCTAAGTCTAG GCCATATTACGAAATGAAAGCACATTTTAATCAAATGTTGgaagaacaaaaattaagagTAAGCGCGTTAGAAAGATCAGTGGGTGAAGCTAAAATGACCTATGCCGAAGCATTGAGAAATCTCGAAAAAATCAGCGATGAAATTCATAGG ACGAGAAAGTACGACGGAGCAGAAGATTTTAGTAAAAATTCAAGAGATGCAGCCGATCAGTCATCTGTACAACCTCGTACAGCAACTCCAACAGACTCGAGTGTTACTGGATCACCTGATAGTACAGACTATACTAGCGACGAATATTTACGGCTTCCTGATAAAATGAGTCCTAGTACACCGTGTCCTGTCCCTACAAGA TTCGACAGAGAACCTTCTTCCGAATATTTGGGCCTAAGCAATTTGAATCTCTCTTCTACGGAACCTCGAAAGTACATAAAGCGCGACCGTCCAAAAAGTATTGCAGCAACTGATACAAAACATATCATAACGTTAAATCAAACGAGTTCTTCGACCTCCCGACTCTCGGATTTGTCGAATATTCTTTCTCCCATagaaaagaaagtgaaaatTCAGGCGCCAATCGATAGAAATAACGGTAATTCTAGCGTACAAAACGGAGAGGAATGGACAGAGATCAGCTTAAATAATTCTCCGGATGAGATGTACTACAATAACGAAGTATATTCCGACGAAGAAGATCAGATTCCTTACAAACCGTTACCGATGGATTTAAGTCCAGAAAGTAACAATCCGCCGGTGAACAGTGAAAATACTCGGTCGTTGAATGATGCGTCTGGTCGGAAAAAATTGATAACGCAAAAATCATTGCCTACCATGTTGAAGGGAAACGAGGTTTCTTTAAGTAGCGAAAAAAAAGCGGAAGTAACAAGGAGTCCATCgatgaaaagtaaaaataaaatcgatAGCAGTTTAGCTAATTGGATAACTCGAAGTTCAGCGGGCGGTGAAGCCAGTGGAGGTAGCTCAG CAAACTCGAGTAGAAGACAGTCGCTTGACATGTTATGGAGCGCGGGAACCGGCGAACGAGTCAAAGAATTGTTGAATCATGGGATGATGATGTTGAACATATCTAGCCTTACGGAGCGACGTTTCAACGAACCAAAGACAGTAGAGAGAGACAAAGAAAAGTCTGAAAAGTTTGAGAAAGTTgaaggaaaagggaaaaaagttCCTAGCCCTTTGGAAAAAACAATGACCTATTTGAATGCAGACGAAGAAACATCTGATAGCGAAAGTTTAGCGAG cGTGGAAATGTTAACGGAGGATCAGATTTCTTCACTTATGATGGAACCAGATATGAATCAAGTATGTCAAGAAATTCTGGGAACCCCTCTAGTTGAGGTGTGTCCATTGTTACAACAGCTACAGCAACAACAATAG
- the LOC117609434 gene encoding uncharacterized protein LOC117609434 isoform X1: protein MSGRVQKESADDSDRIDDAVDPRVQIELERLNTATDDINKLEVDLDEARATFRELLCESTLKIDTLAKKLGSCIEKSRPYYDARFKAKEALHETQKAAVRFERANSQHAAAKEMVYLAEEGLRTEGRCFDHAWQEMLNHATARVNESEHERALSEAEHRHTTALYHRAEHEVQRLQRELKRAIAKSSMGARRSLLLINSIAYRHNLLMLPYYEMKAHFNQMLEEQKLRVSALERSVGEAKMTYAEALRNLEKISDEIHRTRKYDGAEDFSKNSRDAADQSSVQPRTATPTDSSVTGSPDSTDYTSDEYLRLPDKMSPSTPCPVPTRFDREPSSEYLGLSNLNLSSTEPRKYIKRDRPKSIAATDTKHIITLNQTSSSTSRLSDLSNILSPIEKKVKIQAPIDRNNGNSSVQNGEEWTEISLNNSPDEMYYNNEVYSDEEDQIPYKPLPMDLSPESNNPPVNSENTRSLNDASGRKKLITQKSLPTMLKGNEVSLSSEKKAEVTRSPSMKSKNKIDSSLANWITRSSAGGEASGGSSANSSRRQSLDMLWSAGTGERVKELLNHGMMMLNISSLTERRFNEPKTVERDKEKSEKFEKVEGKGKKVPSPLEKTMTYLNADEETSDSESLASVEMLTEDQISSLMMEPDMNQVCQEILGTPLVEVCPLLQQLQQQQ, encoded by the exons ATGAGTGGACGTGTGCAGAAAGAAAGTGCCGATGATTCTGATCGTATTGACGATGCAGTGGACCCTAGAGTGCAG ATTGAACTTGAAAGATTAAATACCGCTACCGATGACATCAATAAACTTGAAGTTGATTTGGAT GAAGCGAGAGCAACGTTCAGAGAACTACTCTGTGAATCTACCTTAAAAATTGATACTTTAGCTAAAAAACTTGGTTCTTGTATTGAAAAATCCAGACCGTATTACGATGCCAGGTTTAAAGCAAAAGAA GCTTTACACGAAACACAGAAAGCTGCAGTCAGATTTGAAAGAGCCAATAGCCAGCATGCAGCAGCTAAAGAAATGGTTTACTTGGCTGAAGAAGGATTAAGGACCGAAGGAAGATGTTTCGATCATGCCTGGCAG gAAATGTTGAATCATGCAACTGCTAGAGTTAACGAATCGGAACATGAAAGGGCTTTATCGGAAGCCGAACATAGACATACCACTGCTTTATATCACAGAGCGGAACACGAAGTTCAAAGATTACAGCGTGAATTAAAACGTGCAATTGCTAAGTCTAG TATGGGTGCACGTCGCAGCTTGCTTCTGATAAACAGTATCGCCTACAGACACAACTTGCTCATGTT GCCATATTACGAAATGAAAGCACATTTTAATCAAATGTTGgaagaacaaaaattaagagTAAGCGCGTTAGAAAGATCAGTGGGTGAAGCTAAAATGACCTATGCCGAAGCATTGAGAAATCTCGAAAAAATCAGCGATGAAATTCATAGG ACGAGAAAGTACGACGGAGCAGAAGATTTTAGTAAAAATTCAAGAGATGCAGCCGATCAGTCATCTGTACAACCTCGTACAGCAACTCCAACAGACTCGAGTGTTACTGGATCACCTGATAGTACAGACTATACTAGCGACGAATATTTACGGCTTCCTGATAAAATGAGTCCTAGTACACCGTGTCCTGTCCCTACAAGA TTCGACAGAGAACCTTCTTCCGAATATTTGGGCCTAAGCAATTTGAATCTCTCTTCTACGGAACCTCGAAAGTACATAAAGCGCGACCGTCCAAAAAGTATTGCAGCAACTGATACAAAACATATCATAACGTTAAATCAAACGAGTTCTTCGACCTCCCGACTCTCGGATTTGTCGAATATTCTTTCTCCCATagaaaagaaagtgaaaatTCAGGCGCCAATCGATAGAAATAACGGTAATTCTAGCGTACAAAACGGAGAGGAATGGACAGAGATCAGCTTAAATAATTCTCCGGATGAGATGTACTACAATAACGAAGTATATTCCGACGAAGAAGATCAGATTCCTTACAAACCGTTACCGATGGATTTAAGTCCAGAAAGTAACAATCCGCCGGTGAACAGTGAAAATACTCGGTCGTTGAATGATGCGTCTGGTCGGAAAAAATTGATAACGCAAAAATCATTGCCTACCATGTTGAAGGGAAACGAGGTTTCTTTAAGTAGCGAAAAAAAAGCGGAAGTAACAAGGAGTCCATCgatgaaaagtaaaaataaaatcgatAGCAGTTTAGCTAATTGGATAACTCGAAGTTCAGCGGGCGGTGAAGCCAGTGGAGGTAGCTCAG CAAACTCGAGTAGAAGACAGTCGCTTGACATGTTATGGAGCGCGGGAACCGGCGAACGAGTCAAAGAATTGTTGAATCATGGGATGATGATGTTGAACATATCTAGCCTTACGGAGCGACGTTTCAACGAACCAAAGACAGTAGAGAGAGACAAAGAAAAGTCTGAAAAGTTTGAGAAAGTTgaaggaaaagggaaaaaagttCCTAGCCCTTTGGAAAAAACAATGACCTATTTGAATGCAGACGAAGAAACATCTGATAGCGAAAGTTTAGCGAG cGTGGAAATGTTAACGGAGGATCAGATTTCTTCACTTATGATGGAACCAGATATGAATCAAGTATGTCAAGAAATTCTGGGAACCCCTCTAGTTGAGGTGTGTCCATTGTTACAACAGCTACAGCAACAACAATAG
- the LOC117609434 gene encoding uncharacterized protein LOC117609434 isoform X2, giving the protein MDCKLQINKCYLIKIELERLNTATDDINKLEVDLDEARATFRELLCESTLKIDTLAKKLGSCIEKSRPYYDARFKAKEALHETQKAAVRFERANSQHAAAKEMVYLAEEGLRTEGRCFDHAWQEMLNHATARVNESEHERALSEAEHRHTTALYHRAEHEVQRLQRELKRAIAKSSMGARRSLLLINSIAYRHNLLMLPYYEMKAHFNQMLEEQKLRVSALERSVGEAKMTYAEALRNLEKISDEIHRTRKYDGAEDFSKNSRDAADQSSVQPRTATPTDSSVTGSPDSTDYTSDEYLRLPDKMSPSTPCPVPTRFDREPSSEYLGLSNLNLSSTEPRKYIKRDRPKSIAATDTKHIITLNQTSSSTSRLSDLSNILSPIEKKVKIQAPIDRNNGNSSVQNGEEWTEISLNNSPDEMYYNNEVYSDEEDQIPYKPLPMDLSPESNNPPVNSENTRSLNDASGRKKLITQKSLPTMLKGNEVSLSSEKKAEVTRSPSMKSKNKIDSSLANWITRSSAGGEASGGSSANSSRRQSLDMLWSAGTGERVKELLNHGMMMLNISSLTERRFNEPKTVERDKEKSEKFEKVEGKGKKVPSPLEKTMTYLNADEETSDSESLASVEMLTEDQISSLMMEPDMNQVCQEILGTPLVEVCPLLQQLQQQQ; this is encoded by the exons ATGGACTGCAAActgcaaataaataaatgctATTTAATAAAA ATTGAACTTGAAAGATTAAATACCGCTACCGATGACATCAATAAACTTGAAGTTGATTTGGAT GAAGCGAGAGCAACGTTCAGAGAACTACTCTGTGAATCTACCTTAAAAATTGATACTTTAGCTAAAAAACTTGGTTCTTGTATTGAAAAATCCAGACCGTATTACGATGCCAGGTTTAAAGCAAAAGAA GCTTTACACGAAACACAGAAAGCTGCAGTCAGATTTGAAAGAGCCAATAGCCAGCATGCAGCAGCTAAAGAAATGGTTTACTTGGCTGAAGAAGGATTAAGGACCGAAGGAAGATGTTTCGATCATGCCTGGCAG gAAATGTTGAATCATGCAACTGCTAGAGTTAACGAATCGGAACATGAAAGGGCTTTATCGGAAGCCGAACATAGACATACCACTGCTTTATATCACAGAGCGGAACACGAAGTTCAAAGATTACAGCGTGAATTAAAACGTGCAATTGCTAAGTCTAG TATGGGTGCACGTCGCAGCTTGCTTCTGATAAACAGTATCGCCTACAGACACAACTTGCTCATGTT GCCATATTACGAAATGAAAGCACATTTTAATCAAATGTTGgaagaacaaaaattaagagTAAGCGCGTTAGAAAGATCAGTGGGTGAAGCTAAAATGACCTATGCCGAAGCATTGAGAAATCTCGAAAAAATCAGCGATGAAATTCATAGG ACGAGAAAGTACGACGGAGCAGAAGATTTTAGTAAAAATTCAAGAGATGCAGCCGATCAGTCATCTGTACAACCTCGTACAGCAACTCCAACAGACTCGAGTGTTACTGGATCACCTGATAGTACAGACTATACTAGCGACGAATATTTACGGCTTCCTGATAAAATGAGTCCTAGTACACCGTGTCCTGTCCCTACAAGA TTCGACAGAGAACCTTCTTCCGAATATTTGGGCCTAAGCAATTTGAATCTCTCTTCTACGGAACCTCGAAAGTACATAAAGCGCGACCGTCCAAAAAGTATTGCAGCAACTGATACAAAACATATCATAACGTTAAATCAAACGAGTTCTTCGACCTCCCGACTCTCGGATTTGTCGAATATTCTTTCTCCCATagaaaagaaagtgaaaatTCAGGCGCCAATCGATAGAAATAACGGTAATTCTAGCGTACAAAACGGAGAGGAATGGACAGAGATCAGCTTAAATAATTCTCCGGATGAGATGTACTACAATAACGAAGTATATTCCGACGAAGAAGATCAGATTCCTTACAAACCGTTACCGATGGATTTAAGTCCAGAAAGTAACAATCCGCCGGTGAACAGTGAAAATACTCGGTCGTTGAATGATGCGTCTGGTCGGAAAAAATTGATAACGCAAAAATCATTGCCTACCATGTTGAAGGGAAACGAGGTTTCTTTAAGTAGCGAAAAAAAAGCGGAAGTAACAAGGAGTCCATCgatgaaaagtaaaaataaaatcgatAGCAGTTTAGCTAATTGGATAACTCGAAGTTCAGCGGGCGGTGAAGCCAGTGGAGGTAGCTCAG CAAACTCGAGTAGAAGACAGTCGCTTGACATGTTATGGAGCGCGGGAACCGGCGAACGAGTCAAAGAATTGTTGAATCATGGGATGATGATGTTGAACATATCTAGCCTTACGGAGCGACGTTTCAACGAACCAAAGACAGTAGAGAGAGACAAAGAAAAGTCTGAAAAGTTTGAGAAAGTTgaaggaaaagggaaaaaagttCCTAGCCCTTTGGAAAAAACAATGACCTATTTGAATGCAGACGAAGAAACATCTGATAGCGAAAGTTTAGCGAG cGTGGAAATGTTAACGGAGGATCAGATTTCTTCACTTATGATGGAACCAGATATGAATCAAGTATGTCAAGAAATTCTGGGAACCCCTCTAGTTGAGGTGTGTCCATTGTTACAACAGCTACAGCAACAACAATAG
- the LOC117609438 gene encoding PTB domain-containing engulfment adapter protein 1 isoform X1 — MRNSTLLKWAQNSANSKNQTSKNGTNRSWIHPPDALQKGHIAYLVKYLGSTEVDQPKGIEVVKEAICKLKFNQQLRKSEGTKTPKVELTISIDGVAIQEPKTKTSPKRIMHQYPLHRISYCADDKGEKKFFSFIAKEEDAERHTCFVFVSDKLAEEITLTIGQAFDLAYRRFLETSGKDLETQRRCMILQQKIKRLEHENNVYRQRLQDIAAIKGSADVSAYLSQHNLPDILHVAGASNEITQVNGSTNKSSPGTNSDSNGNNTTNGSQPPPVPPRSFEKSFDDNFMGNEPTPMPSVGTKLEGLLMDEFEEDFNPRAYESAVNGIANHQTNHNAILNGQLSSNSNFFSQSNGSTSPPPLLAPPPKAKDSRRQNGLKEDLFGSVPFNPAPPINTKAEFNDPFEMGEFGATTAISNPSQQELENAIGLLDKKLLEMKDGFSRGLSIDTDDFSLESLDPLRN; from the exons ATGAGAAACTCAACGTTGCTGAAATGGGCGCAAAACTCGGCAAACAGTAAAAACCAAACGAGCAAGAATG GAACGAATAGAAGTTGGATACATCCACCGGATGCGCTCCAAAAAGGTCACATCGCCTACTTAGTCAAG TACTTGGGTAGCACAGAAGTGGATCAACCGAAAGGTATTGAAGTTGTGAAAGAAGCAATTTGCAAGTTAAAATTCAATCAGCAACTAAGAAAAAGCGAAGGTACGAAAACGCCGAAGGTAGAGCTCACCATAAGCATCGATGGAGTGGCGATTCAAGAGCCAAAGACGAAGACATCGCCAAAA CGGATTATGCATCAGTATCCTCTGCACAGAATATCTTACTGCGCCGATGACAAGGGCGAGAAGAAGTTCTTCAGCTTCATCGCGAAAGAAGAAGACGCTGAAAGACACACGTGTTTCGTGTTCGTTAGCGACAAATTAGCCGAAGAGATCACGTTGACGATCGGTCAAGCGTTCGATTTAGCTTATAGGCGATTTCTCGAAACATCCGGCAAAGATTTGGAAACTCAAAGACGTTGTATGATACTACAACAAAAGATCAAGCGATTAGAACACGAGAACAATGTGTATCGTCAACGACTACAAGATATAGCTGCTATCAAAGGATCG GCTGATGTATCAGCTTACTTGTCGCAACACAATCTTCCGGATATATTGCACGTCGCAGGAGCTTCGAACGAGATAACGCAGGTAAATGGATCGACCAATAAGTCTTCTCCCGGAACGAATAGCGACAGTAATGGAAATAATACCACCAATGGATCTCAACCACCTCCAGTTCCTCCAAGAAGCTTCGAAAAATCATTCGACGATAATTTTATGGG AAATGAACCTACTCCCATGCCATCAGTTGGTACCAAGTTAGAAGGACTTTTGATGGACGAATTCGAAGAAGATTTTAATCCTAGAGCATACGAAAGTGCAGTTAATGGGATTGCGAATCATCAAACTAATCACAATGCTATTCTAAATGGCCAACTTTCCTCTAATTCCAACTTCTTCTCTCAAAGTAATGGCAGTACGAGTCCTCCTCCGTTAT TGGCTCCACCGCCTAAAGCAAAGGATTCTAGGCGTCAAAATGGGCTAAAGGAGGATTTATTTGGCAGTGTTCCCTTCAATCCTGCGCCACCGATCAATACAAAAGCTGAATTCAATGATCCATTTGAAATGGGTGAATTTGGAGCAACGACGGCGATTTCGAATCCCAGTCAGCAAGAGTTAGAAAATGCTATCGGTCTTTTAGATAAAAAGCTGTTGGAAATGAAG GATGGTTTTAGCAGAGGTCTTTCTATCGACACCGATGATTTTTCTTTGGAAAGCTTGGATCCTCTAAGGAATTGA
- the LOC117609438 gene encoding PTB domain-containing engulfment adapter protein 1 isoform X2 produces the protein MRNSTLLKWAQNSANSKNQTSKNGTNRSWIHPPDALQKGHIAYLVKYLGSTEVDQPKGIEVVKEAICKLKFNQQLRKSEGTKTPKVELTISIDGVAIQEPKTKTSPKRIMHQYPLHRISYCADDKGEKKFFSFIAKEEDAERHTCFVFVSDKLAEEITLTIGQAFDLAYRRFLETSGKDLETQRRCMILQQKIKRLEHENNVYRQRLQDIAAIKGSADVSAYLSQHNLPDILHVAGASNEITQVNGSTNKSSPGTNSDSNGNNTTNGSQPPPVPPRSFEKSFDDNFMGNEPTPMPSVGTKLEGLLMDEFEEDFNPRAYESAVNGIANHQTNHNAILNGQLSSNSNFFSQSNGSTSPPPLFPYIVLFSGSTA, from the exons ATGAGAAACTCAACGTTGCTGAAATGGGCGCAAAACTCGGCAAACAGTAAAAACCAAACGAGCAAGAATG GAACGAATAGAAGTTGGATACATCCACCGGATGCGCTCCAAAAAGGTCACATCGCCTACTTAGTCAAG TACTTGGGTAGCACAGAAGTGGATCAACCGAAAGGTATTGAAGTTGTGAAAGAAGCAATTTGCAAGTTAAAATTCAATCAGCAACTAAGAAAAAGCGAAGGTACGAAAACGCCGAAGGTAGAGCTCACCATAAGCATCGATGGAGTGGCGATTCAAGAGCCAAAGACGAAGACATCGCCAAAA CGGATTATGCATCAGTATCCTCTGCACAGAATATCTTACTGCGCCGATGACAAGGGCGAGAAGAAGTTCTTCAGCTTCATCGCGAAAGAAGAAGACGCTGAAAGACACACGTGTTTCGTGTTCGTTAGCGACAAATTAGCCGAAGAGATCACGTTGACGATCGGTCAAGCGTTCGATTTAGCTTATAGGCGATTTCTCGAAACATCCGGCAAAGATTTGGAAACTCAAAGACGTTGTATGATACTACAACAAAAGATCAAGCGATTAGAACACGAGAACAATGTGTATCGTCAACGACTACAAGATATAGCTGCTATCAAAGGATCG GCTGATGTATCAGCTTACTTGTCGCAACACAATCTTCCGGATATATTGCACGTCGCAGGAGCTTCGAACGAGATAACGCAGGTAAATGGATCGACCAATAAGTCTTCTCCCGGAACGAATAGCGACAGTAATGGAAATAATACCACCAATGGATCTCAACCACCTCCAGTTCCTCCAAGAAGCTTCGAAAAATCATTCGACGATAATTTTATGGG AAATGAACCTACTCCCATGCCATCAGTTGGTACCAAGTTAGAAGGACTTTTGATGGACGAATTCGAAGAAGATTTTAATCCTAGAGCATACGAAAGTGCAGTTAATGGGATTGCGAATCATCAAACTAATCACAATGCTATTCTAAATGGCCAACTTTCCTCTAATTCCAACTTCTTCTCTCAAAGTAATGGCAGTACGAGTCCTCCTCCGTTAT TTCCTTATATCGTTTTATTCAGTGGCTCCACCGCCTAA